The genomic segment GAGGCCGGCACCGTGGGCGTCAAAGATCTCGCCGACGGCACGCAGGTCGATATCCCGGTCGACTCGGTTGTCGCCGAAGTGATTACGCGGCTGGCCTAGAACTGGCCAGCCGCGCCCTCGGTGATCCGGGGCCGATCAGCCCGCGGGGCACAGATCGGTCTTGGCGAAGTTGATCGCCGCATCCGCCTGAGCGTGGCTGATCGACCCGGAGTTCTTGAAGTAGGTCTGCGACAGCTCGTTCGGATCCGCACCCTGCGCGAGCGCCGAGCAGATGGTGTGGCCGTCGGCGATCAGGGCCGCCTGGTCACCGGCGATACCGGCGCTGGTCAGGTCCTTGATGTAGTCGGCCTCGGCGTTGGTGATCGCCCAGGCAGCGGGCGCGCCGACGAGCGCGATGGCTCCGGCGGCAGCAGCCGCCGTCAACAAACCTTTGATCATTGTCATGTCCCTTGTCATCGGAGTTACTGCTGCGGCAGAAGTTACTACCTTGTGACCTGACGTGCACGACAAAACCGAAAGATTTCCGATGCAATCATTCGGCACCGGTCAATCGGCTTTTCGGGACATGAATATAAAGTTGGGGTGTAGCTCCCGCCATTTAACCAATTCTCACGAGATTCTTGGCGCAACCTTGGCCGGTTTGGGAACCGTGTCGTTCGTGCGGGCCGTTGAACAGGTATGAACACCGCAAACGGCGCAGTCGGCACCCAGCTCATCGAGAGCTATCTGGAAAGCCGGCAAATGCGGTATTTCCGCGGTCACCACGACGACGAGTTCTTTTTCCTCGTCAACGCCT from the Mycolicibacterium crocinum genome contains:
- a CDS encoding DUF732 domain-containing protein encodes the protein MIKGLLTAAAAAGAIALVGAPAAWAITNAEADYIKDLTSAGIAGDQAALIADGHTICSALAQGADPNELSQTYFKNSGSISHAQADAAINFAKTDLCPAG